Within Thermomicrobiales bacterium, the genomic segment ATCTACAACCTGCAGAAGTTCGTCCGCTCGAATCAGGACACCTGCATCAACCAACGCCCGAGCGTTCGCCGCGGCGACCGGGTGAAGGTGAACGACATTCTGGCGGACACCTCGTCAACCGAAAATGGCGAACTCGCGCTCGGTCAGAACGTGCTCGTCGCGTTCATGCCCTGGGAAGGCGGCAACTTCGAGGATGCCATTCTCATCAGCGAGCGATTGGTGCGCGACGATGTCTTCACTTCGATTCATATCGAGAAGTACGAGACTGAAGCGCGAGACACCAAGCTCGGACCGGAAGAGGTAACCCGCGACATCCCGAACGTCGGTGAGGAGTCGCTCGCCGATCTGGATGAGAACGGCATCGTGCGAATTGGCGCGGAAGTTGCGCCCAACGACATTCTCGTCGGCAAGGTCACGCCCCGGGGCGAGACCGAGCTTTCTGCCGAAGAGCGACTCTTGCGCGCGATTTTCGGTGAGAAGGCCCGCGAGGTGAAGGACACCTCGCTGCGCGTGCCGCACGGTGTTCGTGGCAAGGTCATCGACGTCAAGACCTTCCGACGCGATGAGAACAGCGACCATGAGCTGCCGGCTGGTGTGAACCAGATGGTGCGCGTGGCCATCGCGCAGAAGCGCAAGGTCTCAGAAGGCGACAAGATGGCCGGTCGCCATGGCAACAAGGGCGTCATAAGCCGGATTCTGCCGATCGAGGACATGCCATATCTGCCGGACGGTCAGCCGGTTGACATCATCCTCAACCCGATCGGCGTGCCCTCGCGCATGAACCTCGGCCAGGTGCTGGAAACGCATCTCGGGTGGGCGGCGCAGCGGCTTGGCTTCCGAGTGGCGACCCCGGTCTTCGATGGAGCCAAAGAGGAGGAGATCCGCGAGACCCTGGTGGAAGCCGGACTTCCGGCGGATGGCAAGGTCGATCTCTATGACGGCCGAACTGGAGAGAAGTTCGATCGCCCGGTCACGGTCGGCATCATCTATATGTTGAAGCTGGCGCACCTGGTCGAGGACAAGATCCACGCTCGATCGACAGGCCCGTACTCGCTCGTTACCCAGCAGCCGCTGGGCGGCAAGGCGCAGTTCGGCGGTCAGCGATTCGGAGAAATGGAAGTCTGGGCGCTCGAAGCCTACGGCGCGGCGTACACCCTTCAGGAGATGCTCACGGTCAAGTCGGACGATGTCGTCGGTCGTGTGAAGACCTACGAGGCCATCGTCAAGGGCGACGAGATCGGAGAGGCGGGTGTGCCCGAATCGTTCAAGGTGCTCGTGAAGGAGCTCCGCTCGCTCGGGCTCTCGATCGACGTCATCAACGAAAACGAAGAGACGGTCGACTTCACGGAAGACACGTCCCGCGATCTCCTGTCGAATCTCGACCGCATCAATTTGAGCGGGTTCGAACGAACCGAGGGCTAAGTATTCGTCTCGTTTTTCTTTCAGTCCCGCTCGGTAATTGTCCAATCTCGCCGCCGGGGCGGAGTGCTAACGCCTCCGGCGGCAACCTGGAAAGGTAAACAAGCGCATGGCAGACACTACGTTTCGAGAAGAAACCGAGTCAACGCCGATGGCGTTCGGTGCTCCGGATCGCCAGTCCCGCGGCTTCAGCCGCAGCGACCGGCGTGACCGCGGACGTGTTCTCGACGTGAACAATTTCGATGCGATTCGGATCAGCCTGGCATCGGCGGATTCGATTCGTGGATGGTCCTATGGCGAGGTCACCAAGCCGGAAACCATCAACTACCGCACGCTCAAGCCGGAGCATGGCGGTCTTTTCTGCGAGCGCATCTTTGGTCCCACCAAGGACTGGGAATGCTACTGCGGGAAATACAAGCGCATTCGACACGCCGGCACGGTCTGCGACAAGTGCGGTGTGGAAGTCACCCGCGCCAAGGTTCGGCGCGAGCGCATGGGCCACATCGAGCTCGCGGCGCCGGTTGCGCACATTTGGTACGTCAAAGGCACTCCGAGCCGTCTCGGCCTGCTGCTCGACATCTCCCCGCGCAACCTCGAGCGGGTGCTCTATTTCGCGTCCTATCTTGTCACTCAGGTTGATACCGAGGCGCAGGAGGCCGCAATCCAGGAGATCAGGGATGTCCATGAGGAGTCGGTCGAAGAACTGACCGAAAGCGCCAACGGCGAACTCAAGGAGCTTGCCGAGGCGACTGGCACGGAGATCAAAGTTCTCACCGAGGGTGAGACCCGCGCCACCAAAGATGTCAAGGACGAGAAGAAGAAGGCGCTGGCCACGCTCAAGCGTGAGCACACGTCACTCACCAAGAAGCTGAAGGCGCTCGAGGGTGGTGCGGCGGTCTCCGCGTACACCTTCCGCGGAGTGACCATCGTCGACGTCGATGAGGCCATCAACGAAGACCGCTTTGCCTTGCTCGACGAGACCTATGAAAACGAGAAACTGCGCATCGAAGAGGCGGCCGACTACAGCGCCTCCGGAGCCGAAGCGTTGGCTGGCGCAGGCAAGGACCTGGCGACCCAGGAGCTCGAAGCCGCGCAGCAGCGCATTACCGATCGTCTGGGCGAGCAGATTCGCGAACTCGAGCGCGAGCGCGACGACGCGATTCGTGCCGTGTCCGATCTCAAGCCGCTTCAGATCCTTTCTGAGACCCAGTACCGCGAGCTGCAGGAGGTCACGCCGTCGGGCGTCTTCCGCGCAGCCATGGGCGCCGAAGCCGTCTACGACTATCTCGTCAACAGCCTCGACCTCGACCAGCTGGCCATCCAGCTGCGTGACGAGATGCAGGCGTCCTCTGACGCCAAGCGCAAGAAGGCGACCAAGCGGTTGCGCGTGGTCGAAGCCCTCCGCAAGAGCGGCAACCGCCCTGAGTGGATGATCTTCTCAGCCCTTCCGGTCATTCCGCCGGAATTGCGCCCGATGGTCCAGCTCGATGGTGGCCGCTTCGCGACGTCCGACCTGAACGATCTCTATCGTCGCGTCATCAACCGAAACAACCGCCTCAAGCGGCTGATCGAGCTTGGCGCGCCCGATATCATCGTCCGCAACGAGAAGCGCATGCTGCAGGAAGCCGTCGACGCATTGATCGACAATGGCCGGCGTGGGCGCGTGGTTTCCGGTTCGGGCAAGCACAAGCTGAAGAGCCTCTCGGACATGCTCAAGGGCAAGCAGGGGCGGTTCCGCCAGAACCTGCTCGGCAAGCGTGTCGACTACTCTGGCCGCTCGGTCATTGTGGTTGGTCCGGACCTTGCGCTCGATGAATGCGGTCTGCCGAAGCGGATGGCGCTCGAGCTTTTCAAGCCGTTCGTCATGCGCCGCCTGGTCGATCACGGATACGCGCACAACATCAAGGCCGCCAAGCGACTGGTGGAGCGGGTCGATCAGCGGGTTTGGGAAGTGCTGGAAGAGGTCATCCAGGACCATCTGGTGCTCCTCAACCGCGCTCCAACGCTGCACCGACTCGGTATCCAGGCATTCCGTGTGCGCTTGATCGAAGGTTCGGCCATTCAGCTTCACCCGCTCGTCTGCACCGCATTCAACGCGGACTTCGACGGCGACCAGATGGCGGTCCATGTGCCGCTTTCGAAGGCGGCTCAGGCCGAGGCTCGCGCGCGCATGCTCTCGGTCCGCAACCTGCTTTCCCCGTCGAACGGCGATCCGATCGTCTCCCCGACGCAGGACATCGTGCTTGGCTGCTACTACATGACCAGCGAGCGCGACTACGAGCAGGACCTGATCAACGGAACGCTGCCCAAGGGTCATGGCAAAGTCTTTGGCTCGCTGGAGGAAGTGCAGCTCGCCTACGACATGGGCGTGGTGGACGTGCAGGCTGCCATTCAGGTGATGACCGATCGCGATGGCGGTGAGAACAAGCTGATCGACACGACAGTTGGCCGCGCGATCTTCAATGCCGCGCTGCCCGCCTCGCTCGGCAAGTACTACAACCACACCATGGACCGAAAGCAGGTCCGCAAAGTGGTGGCCGACTGCTACAAGCACTTCAGCGATCCGTTCGACACCGCCAAGGTGGTCAACGACATCAAGAAGGTCGGCTTCAAGTACTCCACCCGCGGCGGTATGAGCATTGCGGTGGACGACGTGACGCTGTCGCCAAACAAGCAGGCGATGGTTGCCGAGGCGGAGGAAGCTGCCGACAAGGTCGATCGCCAGTACAAGCGCGGTCTCATGACCGAGGACGAGCGGCTGCGTGAGATCGAAGCGATCTGGAACAAGTGCCGCGACGATCTTCAGCGGGACATCGAAGAGCGCCTCAAGGGTCAGAACTCGGTCTATATGATGGCCGACTCTGGCGCGAAGGGAAACATGAACCAGATCAGCCAGATGGCTGGTATGCGCGGTCTGGTGCTCGATCCACAAGGCAAGATCGTGGAAATTCCCATCAAGTCGAATTTCCGTGAAGGGCTCACCGTGCTCGAGTACTTCATATCTACGCATGGCGCCCGCAAGGGTTTGGCCGACACCGCGCTGCGCACCGCAGACTCCGGCTACTTGACCCGCCGCCTGGTCGACGTGGCGCAGGACGTGATCATCAATATCGAGGATTGCGGGACGCATCACGGTCTCTGGATCGAGTGGACCGACAGTGAAGGGAAGGAGGTCTCTCCCGAGGACTTCCGCTCGAAGATCATCGGGCGCATTCTTGCGTCGCCGGTCTACGATCCCAACACGGGTGAGTTGATTGCCGACACGGGCACAGAGTTGGCCGATCTCATCGATCAGGAAGACGGAACCACGCGTGACCTCGTCGCGGAGGTGATCGAGACGGGCCAGAAGGTCCATGTCCGCTCGGTGCTGACGTGCGAAGCAACCCATGGCGTCTGCCGGTTGTGCTATGGGCGCAACCTGGCCACTGGCAAGATGGTGGAACTGGGAGAAGCTGTCGGTATCGTCGCCGCTCAGTCGATTGGCGAGCCGGGCACCCAGCTGACGATGCGCACCTTCCACTCGGGTGGTGTGGCGCGCGCCGACATCACGACCGGACTTCCGCGCGTCGAAGAACTCTTCGAGGCACGGCAGCCGAAGAGCGCCGCGCTCCTGGCAGAACGCGAAGGAATCGTCACGTTCGAGCAGGCCGAGGACGGACGCAAGCTCATCATCAGCAGCACCGAGCACGATTCGCACGCGCACGTGTTGGGCGATGGCTGGCAGCCGGCGCTAACCGATGGCCAGGTGGTGGTGAAGGACAAGACCGCTATTGCCGAGGGTCCGGACGGATCGAAGAAGTACTCGCCAATCGATGGCATCTTCTTCCTGGACGATCGCACGATCTACATCCGCAACGAGCATGAGGAGCGGGACGAATACCCGGTGCCCATCTCGTACCATGTCTATGTCGAGGATGGCGATCACGTCATCCCCGGACAGCAGCTCACCGACGGCGCCAAGGATCCGCAGCAGGTGCTGTTGACCCGCGGCCGCGAGGATGTGCAGCGCTACATCATCGACGAGGTGCAGAAGGTCTACAAGTCGCAGGGCGTGTCGACCAACGACAAGCACATCGAGGTGATCTGCCGGCAGATGCTGCGCAAGGTCAGCATCATCTACCCGGGTGACACCGACTTCCTGCAGGACGAGCGGATCGACCGGTTCGAGTTCAACCAGATCAACGAGGACATCCTGGCGCAGGGTGGCGAGCCGGCGACGGCCATGCCGGTGCTGCTTGGCATCACCAAGGCCTCGCTCGAGACCGACTCGTTCCTGGCCGCGGCATCCTTCCAGGAGACCACCCGCGTGCTGACCGAAGCCGCCATCAATGGCAAGGTCGACCAACTGCGTGGCTTGAAAGAGAACGTCATCATCGGCAAGCTGATTCCGGCGGGCTCGGGCTTCTACGGCGCGGCCCCGGTCGTTACCAGCGAGCTCGACGAGGCGGTTCTCTCCACGATGCTGGAAGATGGCGAAGATGTCATCGAATCGGCGGAGGACGAGGACTTGCAGGATCTCATGATGAGCGGATTGCTCCCGGGTGATGGGGGCGCCGGCGAGATGGGCGAAGGCGAGTTCGAAGGCTTCCAGGCCTGGACCGGCGAGGACGAATCCGGATCCTAGCTCTCCACACAGATTGATTCAGGCAAACGGGCGGCGCCAATCAGCGCCGCCCGTTTCTGATTTCCCTGATAGTATTCGCTTGACAGAAACAAGCAGTCCCCGTGTGCTTCCTTGACTCTTCAGCGTTGATGGTCGTTCGACGAGCTGAGTGGTCACTGATATCTGCCGCCGCATGCGAGCGCTTGCACCTGGGACCACGTGCTGAGGTCGGGACAGATGCGGTCGATCGCTGTGGGATTTCGAGGGTTTCGTCTGACGCTCTCGGTTTTGCTGATCCTCGCGATACTCCCTCCGCTTGTTCCGTCTTCAGTGACACTCGCTGCGCAAACCGCGGTCACCACCTCCGCGCTCAATTTGCGCCAGGGACCCTCGACAACGTCGGCGGTCGTGCTGGTCATGCCGGAAGGCGCAACGGTGGAGATCACCGGGAGCGCGATCGGGGATTGGTATCCAGTCGCCTACGGCGGATCCGTTGGCTACGCCTTTGCGGCGTATCTGCAACTGAGCGCGCCTGAGGTGGTTCCCGGCGCGAGCGCCCGGACAACGGATTCGCTCAACTTGCGCGCGGGACCGGGCACATCTTTCGCGGTTCTTGCGGTCATGCCTGTCAGTGCAGTCGTCGTGCTGACGGGGAACGCACAGAACGGCTTCTGGGAACTTACCTACAACGGCCGGATGGGTTGGTCGTCGAGCCAGTATCTGACGTTGACCGGAACGATGCCGACGCCAGTGCCAACGGCTCCAGTACAACCCACACAGACACCCATTGTTCCTGTGTCGCCAACCGCAACGTCGTCCGCCACTGCTCGGGCGCAGACGATCGCTCGGCTCAATCTTCGCACTGGCGCCGGAACGAATTTCCCGGTCATCACCATCATTCCCAACGGAGCCACGGTTACGTTGCTCGGTCCTACGCGATCGGGATTCCAGCAGGTGAGCTATGCCGGCTATACCGGATGGGCATATGGGACGTACCTGCAGCCGATTCCTGGTGGAGGTACCAGCACCGACACCCGAACAACCGCGAACGTCAATCTTCGGCAGGGTCCGTCCACGGCGCAGGCCGTGTTGTTGGTCATTCCGGCCGGCGCAAAGGTCGTTCTGGTTGGTGGCCAAGCGGCCGGATACCACCAGGTGCGGTACAACGGGGTCACGGGCTGGGTCGCAAGCGCATACCTGACAGGCACCGGAGTTCCCCCGGACACGGCTCCGATCGAAATCCCCATCCTTATGTATCACCGAATCGCGTCAACACCGGGTCTCTATCAGGTAACGGAACAGACGCTGCGCAGCCAAATGGCGTGGCTCGCCGCAAATGGCTACACGTCCGTCACGCCAGACGACATCATGGCTCACCTGGCTACCGGAGCCCCGTTGCCGCCCAAGCCCATCATGATCACGATCGATGATGGCAACTCGTCGGATGTGCTCTTCAAGCAGATCCTCGATCAATATGGTTTCGCTGGTGTCTGGTATCTGACCGGGCCGGGGTCGGCATACTCGACCTCCATCATCCGTGCGATGGACGGAGCGGGCCAGGTCTGTGGACACACCGTGGACCATCCCG encodes:
- the rpoC gene encoding DNA-directed RNA polymerase subunit beta', which produces MADTTFREETESTPMAFGAPDRQSRGFSRSDRRDRGRVLDVNNFDAIRISLASADSIRGWSYGEVTKPETINYRTLKPEHGGLFCERIFGPTKDWECYCGKYKRIRHAGTVCDKCGVEVTRAKVRRERMGHIELAAPVAHIWYVKGTPSRLGLLLDISPRNLERVLYFASYLVTQVDTEAQEAAIQEIRDVHEESVEELTESANGELKELAEATGTEIKVLTEGETRATKDVKDEKKKALATLKREHTSLTKKLKALEGGAAVSAYTFRGVTIVDVDEAINEDRFALLDETYENEKLRIEEAADYSASGAEALAGAGKDLATQELEAAQQRITDRLGEQIRELERERDDAIRAVSDLKPLQILSETQYRELQEVTPSGVFRAAMGAEAVYDYLVNSLDLDQLAIQLRDEMQASSDAKRKKATKRLRVVEALRKSGNRPEWMIFSALPVIPPELRPMVQLDGGRFATSDLNDLYRRVINRNNRLKRLIELGAPDIIVRNEKRMLQEAVDALIDNGRRGRVVSGSGKHKLKSLSDMLKGKQGRFRQNLLGKRVDYSGRSVIVVGPDLALDECGLPKRMALELFKPFVMRRLVDHGYAHNIKAAKRLVERVDQRVWEVLEEVIQDHLVLLNRAPTLHRLGIQAFRVRLIEGSAIQLHPLVCTAFNADFDGDQMAVHVPLSKAAQAEARARMLSVRNLLSPSNGDPIVSPTQDIVLGCYYMTSERDYEQDLINGTLPKGHGKVFGSLEEVQLAYDMGVVDVQAAIQVMTDRDGGENKLIDTTVGRAIFNAALPASLGKYYNHTMDRKQVRKVVADCYKHFSDPFDTAKVVNDIKKVGFKYSTRGGMSIAVDDVTLSPNKQAMVAEAEEAADKVDRQYKRGLMTEDERLREIEAIWNKCRDDLQRDIEERLKGQNSVYMMADSGAKGNMNQISQMAGMRGLVLDPQGKIVEIPIKSNFREGLTVLEYFISTHGARKGLADTALRTADSGYLTRRLVDVAQDVIINIEDCGTHHGLWIEWTDSEGKEVSPEDFRSKIIGRILASPVYDPNTGELIADTGTELADLIDQEDGTTRDLVAEVIETGQKVHVRSVLTCEATHGVCRLCYGRNLATGKMVELGEAVGIVAAQSIGEPGTQLTMRTFHSGGVARADITTGLPRVEELFEARQPKSAALLAEREGIVTFEQAEDGRKLIISSTEHDSHAHVLGDGWQPALTDGQVVVKDKTAIAEGPDGSKKYSPIDGIFFLDDRTIYIRNEHEERDEYPVPISYHVYVEDGDHVIPGQQLTDGAKDPQQVLLTRGREDVQRYIIDEVQKVYKSQGVSTNDKHIEVICRQMLRKVSIIYPGDTDFLQDERIDRFEFNQINEDILAQGGEPATAMPVLLGITKASLETDSFLAAASFQETTRVLTEAAINGKVDQLRGLKENVIIGKLIPAGSGFYGAAPVVTSELDEAVLSTMLEDGEDVIESAEDEDLQDLMMSGLLPGDGGAGEMGEGEFEGFQAWTGEDESGS
- a CDS encoding SH3 domain-containing protein — its product is MRSIAVGFRGFRLTLSVLLILAILPPLVPSSVTLAAQTAVTTSALNLRQGPSTTSAVVLVMPEGATVEITGSAIGDWYPVAYGGSVGYAFAAYLQLSAPEVVPGASARTTDSLNLRAGPGTSFAVLAVMPVSAVVVLTGNAQNGFWELTYNGRMGWSSSQYLTLTGTMPTPVPTAPVQPTQTPIVPVSPTATSSATARAQTIARLNLRTGAGTNFPVITIIPNGATVTLLGPTRSGFQQVSYAGYTGWAYGTYLQPIPGGGTSTDTRTTANVNLRQGPSTAQAVLLVIPAGAKVVLVGGQAAGYHQVRYNGVTGWVASAYLTGTGVPPDTAPIEIPILMYHRIASTPGLYQVTEQTLRSQMAWLAANGYTSVTPDDIMAHLATGAPLPPKPIMITIDDGNSSDVLFKQILDQYGFAGVWYLTGPGSAYSTSIIRAMDGAGQVCGHTVDHPDLTGLGYSAQYAAINNNKTYLEGIVGHPINCFAYPYGAYNSTTMDIVTSIGFTNAVDAWGGPLKFTPELDQYHLTRINLSGFYTLQEFIGLVS